The following coding sequences are from one Myxococcales bacterium window:
- the pssA gene encoding CDP-diacylglycerol--serine O-phosphatidyltransferase — MDFRKTFYILPNLFTLSSVLCGFAALTYAASDRDESDLYLAALAICFGFFFDTFDGRVARLTRTQTDLGRDLDSLADLITFGAAPALMMYKWGLTRFGKLGVFVAGLFVCAGALRLARFNVLARRDGEHERNKGPGKYTLGLPIPPSASVLVLMVIVSHNAGQYRAVSETSTAAVVIVLSVLMVSRVRFRSFKDLRLTRRTVGVLLLLAGAFVATVRAGIEKSFVFLVLVSAYIGLGLAEEVVFFRSRRAERLVAKRTKAQSDHADREADDAVLRELGAFEPHGEEASPNDASKDPLGRPA; from the coding sequence GTGGATTTCCGGAAGACCTTTTACATCCTTCCCAACCTGTTCACGCTTTCGAGCGTGCTTTGCGGGTTTGCCGCGCTGACCTACGCGGCCTCGGATCGAGACGAATCGGATCTCTACCTGGCCGCGTTGGCGATCTGTTTCGGCTTCTTCTTCGACACCTTCGATGGGCGGGTGGCGAGGCTGACCCGCACCCAAACGGACCTCGGGCGGGACCTGGACTCCCTCGCCGACCTCATCACCTTCGGCGCCGCCCCGGCGTTGATGATGTACAAGTGGGGACTGACCCGTTTCGGCAAGCTGGGTGTGTTCGTGGCAGGTCTCTTCGTCTGTGCCGGAGCGCTGCGTTTGGCGCGCTTCAACGTGCTGGCACGCCGAGACGGCGAGCACGAACGCAACAAAGGCCCGGGAAAGTACACGTTGGGTTTACCCATCCCGCCGTCCGCTTCGGTGCTGGTGCTCATGGTCATCGTGAGTCACAACGCGGGTCAGTACCGCGCGGTGAGCGAAACCTCGACGGCGGCCGTGGTGATCGTGCTTTCCGTCTTGATGGTGTCTCGTGTGCGGTTCCGGTCGTTCAAGGATCTGCGCCTCACCCGGCGCACGGTGGGCGTGTTGCTTCTCCTGGCCGGCGCGTTCGTGGCGACGGTGCGGGCGGGCATCGAGAAGAGCTTCGTGTTTTTGGTGTTGGTGTCCGCGTACATCGGGCTCGGCCTGGCCGAGGAGGTAGTGTTCTTTCGCTCGCGTCGCGCCGAGCGCCTCGTGGCCAAGCGCACGAAGGCTCAAAGCGATCACGCCGACCGCGAGGCGGACGACGCCGTCCTGCGAGAGCTCGGCGCGTTTGAGCCTCACGGTGAGGAGGCCTCCCCGAATGACGCGAGCAAAGACCCCTTGGGCCGGCCCGCCTAG
- a CDS encoding 1-acyl-sn-glycerol-3-phosphate acyltransferase: MVFVRSVFNTLLVALSTFVFSLLAYVARLVDNSGDKVIELAHVWGKTLAFLTGMRVTLRSEATLEPGRPYVFVANHVSAADIWALYAVLPVRVRMIAKKQLGAIPFFGWALRAGRFVFIDRQDPHAARRSIDEAARRIRGGVSVLIFPEGTRSRDGRLGSFKKGGFHLAVNAGVPIVPVAVRGTFALLPPKTLWIRPGPVEVVLAPPVPTQGLADTERSHLVERVQAMVAARLAASEERPVAARPAAVRQ; the protein is encoded by the coding sequence TTGGTCTTCGTCCGTAGCGTTTTCAACACGTTGTTGGTGGCCCTGTCCACCTTCGTGTTTTCCTTGTTAGCCTACGTCGCGCGCCTGGTAGACAACTCCGGCGACAAAGTCATCGAGCTCGCCCACGTCTGGGGCAAGACGCTCGCCTTTTTGACGGGGATGCGCGTGACGCTGCGAAGCGAGGCAACCCTCGAGCCCGGACGCCCCTACGTGTTCGTGGCGAACCACGTCTCGGCCGCCGACATTTGGGCGCTTTACGCGGTTTTGCCGGTGCGGGTCCGGATGATCGCCAAGAAGCAGCTCGGTGCGATTCCCTTTTTCGGTTGGGCGCTGCGTGCCGGCCGCTTCGTCTTCATCGACCGGCAGGATCCGCACGCTGCCCGCCGCAGCATCGACGAAGCGGCTCGCCGCATCCGAGGAGGTGTGTCGGTGCTGATCTTCCCCGAGGGCACACGATCTCGCGATGGGCGGCTCGGGTCGTTCAAAAAGGGCGGCTTCCATCTGGCAGTGAATGCCGGCGTTCCCATCGTGCCCGTCGCCGTGCGAGGCACCTTCGCGCTTCTGCCTCCCAAAACCCTGTGGATCCGCCCGGGGCCGGTGGAGGTCGTGCTGGCGCCCCCCGTCCCCACCCAGGGGCTCGCCGACACGGAACGTTCACACCTGGTCGAGCGGGTGCAAGCGATGGTGGCCGCGCGCCTCGCAGCGTCTGAAGAACGGCCGGTCGCGGCGCGTCCGGCCGCCGTCCGTCAGTAG
- the truA gene encoding tRNA pseudouridine(38-40) synthase TruA, whose amino-acid sequence MSAGPDPVTRTLRLLVEYDGTAFCGWQRQASDRTVQQSIEEAFEAMLGHPVAVRGAGRTDAGVHAHGQVAAADVVERIPVLGFQRGLNAHLPRDVAIVEVSEAAPGFDPRRHARGKIYRYTLWNHPTRSPLNERTAWHVKRPLNLSLMRQAAARLEGEHDFRAFRAADCQRPSTRRLIRRIDVRRSGALVTIDVEGTAFLKNMVRIMAGTLVGAGHGEIPAAQIDEALVLGTRTKAGVTAPPHGLALVQVIY is encoded by the coding sequence ATGAGCGCCGGACCCGATCCCGTTACACGCACGCTGCGTCTGCTGGTCGAATACGACGGAACGGCTTTCTGCGGCTGGCAGCGCCAGGCGAGCGATCGCACGGTTCAGCAGAGCATAGAAGAAGCGTTCGAGGCGATGTTGGGACACCCCGTAGCGGTGCGAGGCGCCGGACGCACCGACGCCGGCGTGCATGCGCATGGCCAGGTGGCCGCAGCCGACGTGGTGGAACGCATTCCTGTCCTGGGATTTCAGCGGGGTTTGAACGCTCATCTGCCCCGCGACGTCGCCATCGTGGAGGTCTCCGAAGCCGCGCCTGGATTCGACCCACGTCGCCATGCGCGGGGCAAAATCTACCGGTACACACTGTGGAACCACCCCACCCGCTCGCCCCTCAATGAACGGACTGCCTGGCACGTCAAGCGTCCCCTCAATCTCTCGCTCATGCGGCAGGCCGCAGCACGCCTCGAAGGCGAACACGATTTTCGGGCATTTCGAGCTGCCGACTGCCAGCGCCCATCCACGCGCAGGTTGATCCGGCGGATCGACGTGCGAAGGAGCGGCGCTCTCGTGACAATCGACGTCGAGGGCACGGCGTTCCTCAAGAACATGGTGCGCATCATGGCGGGCACTTTGGTGGGGGCGGGGCATGGCGAGATTCCTGCCGCGCAGATCGACGAAGCCCTCGTGCTGGGCACGCGCACCAAGGCAGGGGTGACCGCTCCGCCCCATGGACTGGCCCTGGTGCAGGTGATCTACTGA
- a CDS encoding chloride channel protein, producing the protein MKLSTLPEHLRRLRHDLQTRVGAWLEDPERERSVFLVLTLLIGAVVGATTVAFILVTERLGARLFPLDSSSWRRLAVPTLTAGLAGFLLHRYFPEARGSGIPQTRAALLRDRGRISLRTVLGKFACTSATIAGGVPLGREGPSVHVGAGVASVFGQSLRLSTKKVKQLVPVGAAAAIAAAFNTPVAAVLFTLEELMGDLHAPVIGNVVLGAATSWLVLRLMLGNEPLFHVPHYELVHPGELVIYAVLGLIGGLVSVGFVRMLLSLRLRFKALPAHTRPFQPIAGGLLVGALALFIPEVLGSGYRFIGDSLVGRMAITVMAPLLLLKLLTVAVAYASGNAGGIFGPSLFMGAMTGGCLGTLAHWLLPNHTAAPGAYALVGMGALFAGIVRAPFTSVVMIFELTHDYAIIVPLMVSNLVSLFVSRRLQRETVYVALSKQDGFALPEHESRRERTLRQIMRIATKEEADVLALLDDDRQGPRLDPDDSLERALEKLGAAGTSLAPVHDDDRPGPSRYVVTLSDILDAYGVGQKHGAGHHGVPSAPLSEGSRQSVRFELGPRDERGAPAAAQASPGADEGGGVWEVEDLAPDGVRSEREAPASAADEASRPGQPSGPPPWIPRG; encoded by the coding sequence ATGAAGCTCTCGACTCTCCCAGAGCACCTTCGTCGGCTGCGCCACGACCTTCAGACGCGGGTGGGCGCGTGGCTCGAAGATCCCGAGCGCGAGCGGTCGGTCTTTTTGGTCCTCACGCTCCTGATCGGAGCTGTGGTGGGTGCCACCACCGTGGCGTTCATCCTGGTCACGGAGCGCTTGGGCGCCCGCCTTTTTCCGCTCGATAGCTCGTCCTGGCGCCGGCTCGCCGTCCCCACCCTGACGGCCGGGCTGGCCGGATTTCTGCTTCACCGCTATTTCCCCGAAGCACGAGGCAGCGGGATCCCGCAAACCCGGGCCGCCCTTCTGAGAGACCGTGGCCGCATCTCCTTGCGCACGGTGCTGGGAAAGTTCGCTTGCACGTCGGCCACCATCGCGGGGGGGGTGCCGCTGGGGCGGGAGGGCCCTTCCGTCCACGTCGGTGCCGGGGTGGCTTCGGTGTTCGGGCAGTCTTTGCGCCTTTCCACGAAGAAGGTGAAACAGCTCGTCCCCGTGGGGGCAGCCGCCGCCATCGCCGCAGCGTTCAACACGCCGGTAGCGGCCGTGCTCTTCACCCTCGAAGAACTGATGGGGGACCTTCACGCCCCGGTCATCGGAAACGTCGTCCTGGGCGCTGCCACTTCCTGGCTGGTGCTACGTCTGATGCTCGGCAACGAACCGCTCTTTCACGTGCCCCACTACGAGCTGGTGCACCCCGGTGAGCTCGTCATCTACGCGGTACTCGGCTTGATCGGAGGCCTCGTCTCGGTGGGGTTCGTCCGCATGCTGCTGTCGCTCCGTTTGCGGTTCAAAGCCCTCCCCGCCCACACGCGCCCCTTCCAGCCCATCGCGGGGGGACTGCTCGTGGGGGCCCTCGCGCTCTTCATTCCCGAGGTGCTCGGCAGCGGGTACCGCTTCATTGGCGACTCGCTCGTGGGCCGCATGGCCATCACCGTCATGGCGCCGCTGCTGCTGCTCAAGCTTCTCACGGTGGCGGTGGCGTATGCTTCGGGGAACGCGGGCGGCATCTTCGGTCCGAGTCTCTTCATGGGTGCGATGACCGGGGGGTGCTTGGGCACCCTGGCGCACTGGTTGCTGCCCAACCACACGGCGGCGCCGGGCGCGTATGCGCTCGTGGGGATGGGGGCGCTCTTTGCCGGGATCGTGCGCGCGCCGTTCACGTCGGTGGTCATGATCTTCGAGCTCACGCACGATTACGCGATCATCGTGCCGCTGATGGTGAGCAACCTGGTCAGCCTCTTCGTCTCGCGCAGGCTGCAGCGGGAAACCGTGTACGTCGCGCTGTCCAAGCAAGATGGCTTTGCGCTGCCCGAACACGAAAGCCGGCGCGAACGCACCCTTCGGCAAATCATGCGGATCGCCACGAAGGAAGAGGCGGACGTGCTCGCGCTCCTCGACGACGATCGGCAAGGCCCTCGCTTGGACCCTGACGATTCGCTCGAACGCGCCCTGGAAAAACTGGGCGCCGCGGGGACCTCGCTCGCCCCCGTGCACGACGACGATCGTCCAGGCCCGAGCCGCTACGTGGTCACGCTGTCAGACATCCTTGACGCCTATGGCGTGGGCCAAAAACACGGAGCGGGTCACCACGGCGTGCCTTCGGCGCCCCTGAGTGAGGGGAGCCGTCAGAGCGTCCGCTTCGAGCTCGGCCCACGCGACGAGCGCGGCGCGCCTGCGGCCGCGCAGGCCTCACCGGGCGCCGATGAGGGCGGCGGCGTATGGGAAGTGGAAGACCTTGCGCCCGACGGCGTGCGGTCCGAACGCGAAGCGCCGGCCTCTGCTGCCGACGAGGCCTCTCGGCCCGGTCAGCCCTCTGGCCCCCCGCCTTGGATACCGCGTGGCTGA
- a CDS encoding MBL fold metallo-hydrolase, giving the protein MSQGRSTGRPADPRPRGATGSKAVRRWVIGAVAAVFALGVGLGSAPAQQLPPVPRLTWYGQSCFLLETAQGTRVLMDPTSHGAGFRLPDAVPADLVTVSHEHPDHTNLGLVSGTPRVLRGLTPDKKGWLKIDERFRDVSIRTIGVYHDDELGTRRGLNAIFVFETSGVRVAHLGDLGHTLTDQQLSELGQVDVVLVPVGGTYTIDAERAARVVDQIRPRLIVVPMHYKTETSAVKELAPVDVFTSGRPHVRKVEGNMVAVRSLKSRPGAEVVVLSPP; this is encoded by the coding sequence ATGAGCCAAGGCAGGTCCACGGGCCGTCCCGCCGATCCGAGGCCCCGCGGGGCGACCGGCAGCAAAGCCGTGAGAAGGTGGGTCATAGGGGCCGTGGCCGCCGTGTTCGCGCTGGGGGTGGGGCTCGGCTCGGCCCCCGCTCAGCAGCTCCCCCCTGTCCCGCGCCTGACCTGGTATGGCCAGTCTTGCTTCCTCTTGGAGACGGCCCAAGGCACCCGGGTGCTGATGGACCCCACCTCCCACGGCGCGGGCTTCCGGCTGCCGGACGCCGTGCCGGCCGACTTGGTGACGGTGAGCCACGAACATCCCGACCACACCAACCTGGGTCTGGTGTCGGGCACCCCCCGCGTGCTCCGGGGCCTCACACCCGACAAAAAGGGTTGGCTAAAGATCGATGAACGCTTCCGCGACGTCTCGATTCGTACGATCGGCGTTTATCACGACGACGAGCTCGGCACCCGTCGGGGTCTCAACGCCATCTTCGTGTTCGAGACGAGCGGCGTGCGCGTGGCTCACCTCGGCGACCTGGGACACACGCTGACCGATCAGCAGCTGTCTGAGCTCGGGCAGGTCGACGTGGTCTTGGTGCCGGTTGGGGGCACGTACACGATCGATGCAGAACGCGCCGCCCGCGTCGTCGACCAGATCAGGCCCCGGCTCATCGTGGTGCCGATGCACTACAAAACGGAGACATCCGCCGTCAAAGAGTTGGCCCCGGTCGACGTCTTCACCTCGGGCCGCCCGCACGTGCGCAAAGTGGAGGGAAACATGGTGGCCGTGCGGTCACTCAAGAGCCGCCCGGGTGCCGAGGTCGTGGTTCTCTCCCCACCCTGA
- the fliD gene encoding flagellar filament capping protein FliD, whose product MPFPITYSPDRSVLALGPTQPPNQAMGSLLPVSALKGVRELASARDEVMGNLAQQVFARRKPHELASRSRAGASATDAVSVRGASDHVVTVHQTARAAQAASAGFAEGETLRAGSLSLRLDDERVTVAVAEGGSLSQLAQAIRDASAAIDAEVQSEGERQRLVLSRRQTGYDAQLGESSALEISQTFTGGEGRELGLAVTQTAQNARLTVDGQTIQRRSNTINDAIVGTTLRLDAFDPGGTLRVSGQTAPPRPRLADGSGSAFTVSVEQIAAAAQARSASFSSAYESVQAGKVLISVDGGRYLIPVAEGATLLQAAASIQASEAPVDVSLEKNAEGVALVLTGKTTGHAPAFDPESAFQVAFEPSVASGQALELEVVQAPRNARVVLNGKSLESRTNELQGTGGVASLSLHAPTEGAQTVVPEGPEGLPSGRAERSQVDVRVARLLQDQLVIAAPAQREASAAQARKAYAETNEGGAGGSKKPNAALAPPRPDAERGASVPKAPGATSSAAEGASFEPAARTPAPPAGLPGPGTASLRQRTPEGTSWQKGEEEELLFRRGLGRRARRAYEPFAPL is encoded by the coding sequence ATGCCCTTTCCCATCACATACAGCCCGGACCGCAGCGTCCTGGCGCTGGGCCCCACCCAGCCGCCGAACCAAGCGATGGGTTCGCTGCTGCCCGTCTCGGCACTCAAGGGTGTGCGCGAGCTCGCAAGCGCCCGCGACGAGGTCATGGGCAACCTCGCGCAGCAGGTGTTCGCGCGCCGAAAGCCTCACGAGCTGGCAAGCCGAAGCCGCGCGGGCGCGAGCGCCACGGACGCCGTATCCGTGCGCGGGGCGTCCGACCACGTGGTCACGGTTCACCAGACCGCGCGAGCCGCCCAGGCCGCGTCGGCAGGGTTCGCCGAGGGAGAAACCCTACGCGCGGGGTCCCTGTCCTTGAGGCTCGACGACGAGCGCGTGACCGTCGCAGTGGCAGAGGGTGGCAGCCTCTCTCAGCTGGCTCAGGCGATCCGGGACGCAAGTGCCGCGATCGATGCCGAGGTTCAGTCCGAAGGGGAGCGACAGCGCCTCGTGCTGTCGCGCAGGCAAACGGGTTACGACGCTCAGCTGGGCGAGAGCAGCGCGCTCGAAATCTCACAGACCTTCACGGGCGGAGAGGGGCGCGAGCTCGGCCTCGCGGTCACGCAAACGGCCCAGAACGCGCGCCTCACCGTCGACGGGCAAACGATTCAACGCCGCTCGAACACGATCAACGACGCGATCGTCGGTACCACGTTGCGGCTGGACGCGTTCGACCCCGGCGGCACGCTCCGCGTGAGCGGGCAGACCGCGCCCCCCAGGCCCCGCCTGGCCGATGGCTCCGGCAGCGCGTTCACGGTGAGCGTCGAGCAGATCGCGGCCGCCGCCCAGGCCCGCTCGGCGAGCTTCTCCTCAGCTTACGAATCAGTGCAGGCGGGCAAGGTTCTCATCTCCGTGGACGGAGGTCGTTATCTCATCCCGGTGGCCGAGGGCGCCACGTTGCTGCAGGCGGCGGCCAGCATCCAGGCTTCGGAGGCTCCCGTCGACGTGAGCCTGGAAAAAAACGCCGAGGGCGTGGCCCTGGTCCTCACGGGCAAAACTACGGGGCATGCCCCCGCTTTCGACCCCGAAAGCGCCTTTCAGGTGGCCTTCGAGCCTTCGGTGGCCTCCGGCCAAGCGCTGGAACTCGAGGTGGTGCAGGCCCCACGAAACGCCCGCGTGGTGCTGAACGGCAAGAGCCTCGAGAGCCGCACGAACGAACTGCAGGGCACGGGCGGCGTGGCGTCGCTGTCCTTGCATGCGCCCACGGAAGGTGCGCAAACGGTGGTGCCCGAGGGGCCCGAGGGTCTGCCGTCCGGTCGCGCCGAGCGGAGCCAGGTGGACGTTCGCGTGGCGCGGCTTCTTCAAGACCAACTCGTCATCGCAGCGCCGGCCCAGCGCGAAGCCTCCGCCGCCCAGGCGCGCAAAGCCTACGCCGAAACGAACGAGGGCGGGGCCGGGGGATCCAAGAAGCCAAACGCAGCGCTGGCACCGCCACGACCTGACGCCGAGCGCGGGGCGTCTGTCCCGAAGGCCCCCGGGGCCACTAGCTCCGCCGCCGAGGGCGCGTCATTCGAGCCCGCGGCACGCACGCCCGCTCCTCCCGCCGGCCTACCGGGGCCGGGGACCGCCTCGCTCCGACAGCGAACCCCCGAGGGCACGAGCTGGCAAAAGGGCGAAGAAGAGGAACTACTATTTCGGCGGGGTCTCGGACGCCGCGCACGGCGCGCCTACGAGCCGTTCGCGCCGCTGTGA
- a CDS encoding PilZ domain-containing protein, which translates to MFPTFSRSIDKRRVSRGRIHVTARYLSAHLALEGVVTDVSAEGLFFASDFLDARGEMARLSVFLPARPEPLELRGEVRWVNDAPLGSGMGIRLVDVSLEDRILLASLPALLEGSQGSARTGYA; encoded by the coding sequence ATGTTCCCCACCTTCTCCCGCTCCATCGACAAACGCCGGGTCAGCCGCGGGCGCATCCACGTGACCGCCCGCTACCTGAGCGCCCACCTGGCCCTGGAGGGGGTCGTGACCGACGTGAGCGCCGAGGGGTTGTTCTTCGCCAGTGATTTTCTGGATGCGCGCGGCGAGATGGCAAGACTGTCCGTGTTTTTGCCCGCGCGCCCCGAGCCACTCGAGCTGCGGGGTGAGGTCCGTTGGGTGAACGACGCGCCCCTGGGGTCTGGCATGGGCATCCGCCTGGTGGACGTGAGCCTCGAGGACAGGATTCTGCTGGCCAGCCTTCCCGCGCTGCTCGAGGGAAGCCAGGGCAGTGCCCGTACGGGATACGCCTGA
- a CDS encoding cell division protein ZapA: MKRSVSVEIAGRTYPLRSDGDDATVRRLAADVDARIRAVMKSGRGVDTQQVAVLVALQLAEALERERLLHAKLKADVRTRGQALLALIERHALV, translated from the coding sequence ATGAAGCGCTCCGTGTCCGTCGAAATCGCAGGCCGGACGTATCCTCTGCGGAGCGACGGAGACGACGCCACCGTACGCCGCCTCGCGGCCGACGTCGACGCGCGAATCCGGGCCGTGATGAAGAGCGGCCGAGGCGTTGACACGCAACAGGTCGCCGTGCTCGTGGCCCTGCAGCTGGCTGAAGCGCTCGAGCGCGAACGCTTGTTGCACGCCAAGCTCAAAGCCGATGTCCGCACGCGGGGCCAGGCCCTTTTGGCGCTCATCGAGAGACACGCGCTGGTTTGA
- a CDS encoding 5-formyltetrahydrofolate cyclo-ligase, producing MAVSSTPGRSVSEQKRRLRHEMAERRRVCSPLARSKAARALAERLEGFAPLQAAAVVAGYVPVRGEIDPRPALEALAAQGVVIVWPRVGRGKPRLAFFRVSGADDWGHGPFGILEPKPGCPEVPVAAIDAFVTPGLAFDPRGYRLGWGGGYYDELIAGLPVRQRVLLLGVAHDFQVVSRCPHESFDAPIDWIVTDRQTIACQALRQSSPT from the coding sequence ATGGCAGTGTCTTCCACCCCCGGTCGCTCGGTGTCCGAGCAAAAACGTCGTCTGCGGCACGAGATGGCCGAGCGGCGTCGCGTCTGCTCTCCGCTGGCCCGCTCGAAGGCGGCTCGCGCGTTGGCGGAGCGCCTCGAAGGTTTTGCGCCTCTTCAGGCCGCCGCCGTGGTGGCCGGGTATGTCCCCGTGAGAGGGGAGATCGACCCGCGACCGGCGCTCGAGGCGCTTGCGGCTCAAGGCGTGGTGATCGTCTGGCCGCGGGTGGGTCGAGGAAAGCCGCGCCTGGCGTTCTTCAGGGTCAGCGGGGCTGACGATTGGGGCCATGGCCCCTTTGGGATCCTCGAGCCCAAGCCCGGCTGCCCCGAGGTACCCGTGGCGGCGATCGACGCCTTCGTCACCCCAGGATTGGCTTTCGATCCGCGCGGCTATCGCCTGGGGTGGGGCGGAGGCTACTACGACGAGTTGATCGCCGGCCTGCCAGTCCGCCAACGTGTTTTGCTACTCGGGGTGGCCCACGATTTCCAGGTCGTGAGCCGCTGCCCCCACGAGTCCTTCGATGCGCCGATCGATTGGATCGTCACCGATCGACAGACCATCGCCTGCCAAGCCCTTCGCCAATCGTCCCCTACATGA